A part of Rhodothermales bacterium genomic DNA contains:
- a CDS encoding CusA/CzcA family heavy metal efflux RND transporter, translating into MIEQLLQLSIRRRWAVLALTLLTAGLGVYNFTRLPIDAVPDITNVQVQINTKAPGYSPIEVEQRITFPIETAVAGLASLDHTRSISRYGLSQVTVVFEDGTDIYFARQLLAERLQGIRDQIPPGLTAEMGPVSTGLGEIYMYIVEAGPGAMGPDGAPYTATDLRTLQDWVLRPQLRNIPGVAEINTIGGYVKQYHVTPHVQRLLAYSLTFRDVIEAIERNNANVGAGYVERAGEQLLVRSPGQLSGPAEVARMTIKTVDGVPVRLADVADVEEGLELRTGAATMNGEEVVLGTVFMLIGENSRAVAQRVDAALQDAARALPPGIFVRTVYDRTALVDKTIVTVEKNLIEGALLVIVVLFLFLGNLRAALITAAVIPLSMLLTVTGMVESRISANLMSLGALDFGLIVDGAVIIVENGVKRLTEARARLGRALDLKERLAIVFESSREVRKATLFGELIIMIVYVPILFLTGVEGKMFTPMAMTVIFALGAAFVLSLTFIPAAVALFVRVPEKEKENRIMVWAERGYVPALRYALANGPVVLTGALVLIVLSGLLASRMGTTFMPQLDEGDIALHALRIPGTSLTQSVAMQTELEAAIQREVPEVAFVFAKIGTAEVATDPMPPSVADNFVIMKPRVEWPDPDLSKAEVVEKIERATQALPGNKYEYTQPIEMRFNELIAGVRTDLAVKVYGDDMEVLNQTAGVVASVLETVPGAADVRVEQTTGLPMLTVLLDDEALMRYGLSRADVQDVVEVAVGGKEAGIIFEGDRRVALVVRLPETNRIDLDQLTRLPIPLPLQSPLPIRLVSNGGLDGDRGTEAYAGGNTIWLGQIARLEFAPGPNQISRENGKRLVIVTANIRGRDLGSFVDEAQKAVAEQVNVPAGYWIGWGGKFEQLVSAVERLRLLVPIALLLIFGLLYATFGSIKDALLVFTGIPLALTGGIAALWMRGIPLSITAAVGFIALSGVAVLNGLVMITFINQLRERGIELDQAIFDGARQRLRPVLMTALVASLGFIPMALATGPGAEVQRPLATVVIGGILSATALTLLVIPVLYRIVHGIRRDGLVRDSLNQGSNP; encoded by the coding sequence ATGATAGAACAACTCCTTCAACTCTCCATTCGCCGGCGCTGGGCGGTCCTCGCGCTGACGTTGCTGACGGCAGGACTCGGTGTGTACAATTTTACGCGACTGCCGATCGATGCCGTCCCGGACATTACCAATGTTCAGGTCCAGATCAATACCAAAGCGCCGGGCTACTCTCCGATTGAAGTCGAACAGCGGATTACGTTTCCCATCGAAACGGCCGTGGCCGGCCTTGCCAGCCTCGACCATACGCGCTCGATTTCGCGCTACGGACTAAGTCAGGTGACGGTTGTCTTCGAAGATGGGACGGACATCTATTTCGCCCGGCAGTTACTCGCCGAGCGACTGCAAGGCATTCGAGACCAGATCCCACCCGGGTTGACGGCTGAAATGGGCCCCGTCTCCACGGGGCTTGGCGAGATTTACATGTACATTGTGGAAGCGGGGCCGGGCGCCATGGGACCGGACGGCGCCCCGTACACCGCAACGGATCTGCGCACGCTGCAAGACTGGGTGCTTCGACCCCAACTACGAAACATTCCCGGGGTGGCCGAAATCAATACAATTGGCGGGTACGTGAAACAATACCACGTAACGCCTCATGTGCAGCGACTCCTGGCCTACTCTCTGACGTTCCGTGATGTGATCGAGGCGATCGAGAGGAACAACGCCAACGTGGGCGCCGGCTACGTAGAACGAGCCGGAGAACAGCTCCTTGTTCGTTCTCCCGGTCAGCTAAGCGGCCCGGCAGAAGTGGCCCGTATGACGATAAAAACCGTCGATGGCGTCCCTGTTCGACTGGCCGATGTGGCGGATGTGGAGGAAGGGCTTGAGCTTCGGACGGGCGCCGCCACCATGAACGGCGAGGAAGTGGTGCTTGGGACCGTATTCATGCTTATCGGGGAAAATAGCCGCGCGGTGGCTCAACGCGTGGATGCGGCGCTACAGGACGCGGCTCGGGCGCTCCCTCCTGGCATCTTCGTGCGGACAGTGTACGACCGAACGGCGCTGGTGGACAAGACGATCGTTACGGTCGAAAAAAATCTCATAGAAGGGGCACTTCTTGTCATCGTTGTATTGTTCCTCTTTTTGGGCAATCTGCGCGCCGCGCTGATTACGGCAGCCGTGATCCCCCTCTCCATGTTGCTCACCGTCACGGGCATGGTCGAGAGCCGAATTTCGGCCAACCTCATGAGCCTGGGCGCCCTCGATTTCGGGCTGATCGTGGACGGCGCGGTCATTATTGTAGAGAATGGTGTGAAGCGCCTGACAGAGGCGCGCGCACGACTGGGCCGGGCGCTTGACCTGAAGGAGCGGCTCGCAATCGTTTTTGAATCGTCCAGGGAAGTTCGCAAGGCTACTCTGTTCGGCGAGTTGATCATCATGATCGTGTATGTACCCATCCTCTTTCTCACAGGGGTAGAAGGAAAGATGTTCACGCCCATGGCTATGACGGTAATCTTTGCGCTGGGAGCGGCATTCGTGCTTTCACTCACGTTCATCCCTGCCGCTGTCGCCCTCTTTGTGCGGGTGCCGGAGAAGGAGAAAGAGAATCGCATCATGGTGTGGGCCGAACGAGGGTATGTACCCGCGCTACGGTACGCGCTCGCGAACGGGCCGGTGGTTTTGACGGGCGCTCTCGTGCTCATTGTCCTTTCGGGACTGCTCGCCTCGCGGATGGGTACTACCTTCATGCCGCAGCTCGACGAGGGAGACATCGCACTTCATGCGCTCCGTATTCCAGGCACCAGCCTCACCCAGTCTGTCGCGATGCAGACCGAACTCGAAGCCGCGATCCAGAGGGAAGTCCCTGAGGTCGCTTTTGTGTTTGCCAAGATCGGGACGGCGGAAGTGGCGACCGATCCGATGCCCCCTAGCGTGGCGGATAACTTTGTGATCATGAAGCCGCGCGTTGAGTGGCCCGATCCAGACCTTTCGAAAGCCGAGGTGGTCGAAAAGATTGAGCGAGCTACGCAAGCCCTTCCCGGCAATAAATACGAATACACGCAGCCCATCGAGATGCGCTTCAACGAACTGATCGCTGGCGTCCGCACCGATCTCGCGGTGAAGGTGTATGGCGACGACATGGAGGTGCTTAACCAGACTGCCGGGGTCGTGGCGAGTGTACTCGAGACCGTCCCTGGCGCCGCCGATGTCCGGGTGGAGCAGACGACGGGTTTGCCGATGCTGACCGTGTTGCTGGACGACGAGGCGCTGATGCGTTACGGCCTATCTCGAGCGGATGTTCAGGACGTGGTGGAAGTGGCCGTAGGTGGCAAGGAGGCCGGCATCATCTTCGAGGGTGATCGCCGCGTGGCGCTCGTGGTTCGGTTGCCGGAGACAAATCGCATCGATCTGGACCAGCTTACGCGGCTTCCGATTCCGCTTCCGCTCCAAAGCCCACTTCCGATCCGACTGGTCTCCAACGGTGGCCTGGACGGTGATCGTGGAACCGAGGCCTATGCAGGCGGAAACACGATCTGGCTCGGGCAAATCGCGCGACTCGAATTTGCCCCTGGCCCCAATCAGATCAGCCGCGAGAATGGGAAACGACTGGTGATTGTGACGGCTAATATTCGCGGACGAGATCTGGGCTCGTTCGTCGATGAAGCACAGAAGGCGGTGGCGGAGCAAGTGAATGTACCGGCCGGCTATTGGATCGGGTGGGGAGGGAAGTTCGAGCAGCTGGTCTCGGCCGTGGAGCGACTCCGCCTGCTTGTACCTATCGCGCTATTACTGATATTCGGGCTGTTGTATGCCACCTTCGGATCGATCAAGGACGCACTCCTCGTATTTACGGGGATCCCACTGGCGCTCACGGGTGGCATCGCGGCATTGTGGATGCGAGGGATCCCATTGTCCATAACGGCGGCCGTGGGGTTCATCGCCCTCTCCGGAGTGGCCGTGCTCAATGGATTGGTCATGATTACCTTTATCAATCAGCTTCGCGAGCGCGGAATCGAACTAGACCAGGCGATCTTCGATGGCGCCCGGCAACGTTTGAGGCCGGTCCTCATGACGGCGCTGGTGGCCAGTCTGGGCTTCATCCCGATGGCGCTAGCGACCGGTCCCGGGGCAGAGGTTCAGCGCCCCCTGGCTACGGTTGTTATTGGCGGCATCCTGTCCGCGACAGCGCTTACGCTGCTCGTTATTCCGGTGTTGTACCGCATTGTGCATGGGATACGTCGCGACGGATTGGTGCGTGACTCATTGAATCAAGGCTCAAACCCGTGA